The region AACGGAGCCCTTTCTGGTCCCGTTCGCGAGAAGCGGGTTGCTGATCCCCCTTGGAATCCGCGGATTTGCATTCGCGTTGATATTTTTCTCCCACCCAAGAAACGCTATCCCTCCAAGAAGGAAGAAAAAGCATGCTAGACGTCCCCGAAACCGCCGTCGCCGTGGGCAAAATCCCCTCCGGATTGTTCATCGTCACCGCCGCTAACGGCGACCGGAAAGAGGGCTATCTTGGCTCATGGATCCAGCAGGCCTCCTTCACCCCGTTGCTGCTGAACCTGGCCATCCGGCCGGGCCGTCCATGCTACGACCTTATCCATGCCACCCGGCGCCTATGCATCAACATCGTAGGCCATAAGAACGGCGGCTTGATGAAACCTTTCTGGAGTCCCGAGAGCGGAACGGATCCCTTCGCAGGCCTGGAATGGTCGCAG is a window of Fibrobacterota bacterium DNA encoding:
- a CDS encoding flavin reductase family protein, which gives rise to MLDVPETAVAVGKIPSGLFIVTAANGDRKEGYLGSWIQQASFTPLLLNLAIRPGRPCYDLIHATRRLCINIVGHKNGGLMKPFWSPESGTDPFAGLEWSQSELGNIVLGSAMAALECELRSSATPGDHEILFVEVVAGRVLQPDDKPLHHVRKSGLGY